One genomic segment of Nitrospirota bacterium includes these proteins:
- a CDS encoding AI-2E family transporter, translated as MPLNRFYLFTLLILVLVLGFLSFQVLKPFLTPIAWAIVLSIIFYPVYAFSRRYIKWKSVASLITLIVIISVILGPFSYLSFLLVGELKEASGYIDRGELESLKEVLEGPRVSWVVERVKSVLQLQDVDVNSLLVDNISKLGKELIGRVTKGVKNVLSAVLNFIFMSLTIFFFLRDGPDFIKRIRDYIPFTEEQKDRLERQIKGIVVSTIFGGVVVAIVQGLMGGIAFYFLGIPSPSIWGTAIAIMSFVPVMGTFSIWGPAVIYLFLEGYTVKGFILLAIGTFGISTVDNILKPLIIGGRTKMPTLLIFFSVLGGIKLFGLIGLIMGPMALVLFISVFEIFRNIEGGSNA; from the coding sequence ATGCCTTTAAATAGATTTTACTTATTTACGCTTTTAATCCTCGTCTTAGTGCTGGGGTTCCTCAGCTTTCAGGTCCTTAAGCCCTTTCTCACTCCAATTGCATGGGCAATCGTGCTTTCGATAATCTTTTATCCTGTTTATGCATTCTCGAGGAGGTATATAAAGTGGAAATCCGTTGCATCCCTGATTACCCTGATTGTAATCATATCCGTTATCCTTGGGCCTTTTTCCTATCTTTCGTTTCTACTTGTCGGCGAGCTTAAAGAAGCCTCAGGCTATATAGACAGGGGAGAGCTGGAAAGCCTGAAGGAGGTACTGGAAGGCCCGAGGGTCTCGTGGGTTGTCGAAAGGGTTAAGTCAGTGCTTCAGCTTCAGGATGTAGATGTCAACAGTCTCCTTGTGGATAACATATCGAAGTTGGGGAAGGAGCTTATAGGGAGGGTTACAAAGGGGGTTAAGAATGTCCTTTCGGCAGTTTTAAATTTTATATTCATGTCTTTAACTATATTCTTTTTCCTAAGGGATGGACCTGACTTTATAAAAAGGATTAGAGACTACATACCCTTTACAGAAGAGCAAAAAGACCGTCTTGAAAGGCAGATAAAGGGGATTGTCGTATCTACAATCTTTGGAGGGGTTGTCGTTGCCATTGTTCAGGGACTTATGGGTGGAATTGCATTTTATTTCTTAGGCATACCCTCTCCTTCCATCTGGGGAACGGCAATAGCCATTATGTCCTTTGTGCCTGTCATGGGAACATTCTCTATATGGGGGCCAGCAGTTATCTATCTGTTCCTCGAGGGATACACTGTAAAGGGGTTTATCCTTCTTGCAATAGGCACATTCGGCATCAGCACAGTTGACAACATCCTCAAGCCTTTGATAATCGGTGGAAGGACAAAGATGCCGACACTGCTTATATTTTTCAGTGTTCTTGGCGGGATTAAACTCTTTGGCCTTATAGGGCTCATAATGGGTCCTATGGCACTTGTGCTTTTCATCTCTGTGTTTGAGATATTCAGAAACATAGAAGGAGGTTCAAATGCTTAG
- a CDS encoding gamma-glutamyl-gamma-aminobutyrate hydrolase family protein: MGLKKRPSLLSKSPMIGITMDIEEGYFKLKRHYVDAVLKAGGVPVVMPPLSERAIDRIDGFLLPGGDDLHPSYYNEPKRFDMKLLSREKTDFEINLIREIIKLKKPLLGICYGMQVINVSLGGSLYQDIQSQLPDAINHREEHEIIVKRGWLLKPGTYTVGSTHHQAVKTLGKGLEVLANSKDGLIEAFYMKDYPFLLGVQWHPERCSKAISSGIFSLFIKAAYAFK; this comes from the coding sequence ATGGGGCTTAAAAAGAGACCTTCCCTGCTCAGTAAGTCTCCAATGATCGGCATAACAATGGATATCGAGGAGGGATATTTTAAGCTCAAGAGACATTATGTGGATGCGGTTTTAAAGGCAGGTGGGGTACCTGTTGTTATGCCACCTCTGTCTGAGCGAGCTATTGACCGAATAGATGGGTTTTTGCTTCCCGGAGGCGATGATTTGCATCCTTCCTATTACAACGAACCCAAGAGATTCGATATGAAGCTCCTCAGCAGGGAAAAAACCGACTTTGAAATTAATCTGATTCGTGAGATAATAAAGCTAAAGAAACCCCTGCTTGGGATATGCTATGGGATGCAGGTTATAAATGTTTCCCTTGGAGGAAGCCTTTATCAGGATATACAGTCTCAACTGCCTGATGCTATAAACCATAGGGAGGAACATGAGATTATCGTCAAAAGAGGTTGGCTCTTGAAGCCGGGCACATACACTGTAGGAAGCACCCATCATCAGGCAGTGAAGACCCTCGGAAAAGGGCTTGAGGTTTTGGCAAACTCAAAGGACGGGCTTATAGAAGCCTTTTATATGAAAGACTATCCGTTTCTGCTTGGTGTTCAATGGCACCCAGAGAGGTGTAGCAAGGCTATCTCTTCTGGGATATTCAGCTTATTTATAAAGGCCGCATATGCCTTTAAATAG
- a CDS encoding D-aminoacylase produces MLKISNTEKTQLDLLIKAGQVYDGRGSEPFIADIGIKNSLIVFVSKKTKESFRSKKVISAKGFSVSPGFIDTHSHSEFTLLSDPRAEGKLYQGITTEINGNCGLSAGPLLGDAFKQRQSELKELGIKERWADLEQYLSMLEKTGLAINFVTLVGHGNLRASVMGYEDRKPKPKEMRAMKKLLEGSLKAGAIGLSTGLIYPPGVYSDTDEIAELVRSGKTYHPFIYTSHMRSEGNRLIEAIQEVIDIGENRTKVHISHIKTAGKKNWHKSALAISLLDKARAKGISLTCDRYPYIAGETDLDSILPSWALEGGNGKVLKRLKNPEIKRKIRNEILSEHPDTQYYQAVRVSTTASEKNKWMEGKSLADIAKKLRMEAVDCLFYILINERLRAGGIFYSMSEENLRRFLKLPFCMLGSDSSARSTNSTTHKGKVHPRGFGTFPRFLRRYVNELRLMSMPEAIHKLTMLPAKTFGLKKRGQITEGFRADIVVFDENKISDRATFDEPYKKAEGILHVIVNGVPVLDDRLMTGEMPGRVLRHGA; encoded by the coding sequence TTGCTAAAAATCAGTAATACCGAGAAAACTCAGTTAGACCTGCTGATAAAAGCAGGACAGGTTTACGACGGCAGAGGCTCAGAGCCTTTTATTGCAGACATTGGGATTAAAAACAGCCTTATCGTCTTTGTGAGCAAAAAAACAAAAGAGTCTTTTCGCTCAAAAAAGGTTATATCTGCCAAAGGCTTTTCGGTTTCACCTGGCTTCATAGACACGCATAGCCATTCTGAGTTCACTTTGCTTTCAGACCCTCGCGCAGAGGGCAAGCTCTATCAGGGCATAACAACTGAGATAAATGGAAACTGTGGGCTATCAGCAGGACCTCTTCTTGGAGATGCTTTCAAGCAGAGACAGTCCGAGCTTAAGGAATTAGGCATCAAGGAAAGATGGGCAGACCTCGAACAATATCTATCTATGCTTGAGAAAACAGGACTTGCAATTAATTTTGTAACACTCGTTGGACATGGAAATCTCAGAGCATCTGTTATGGGATACGAAGACAGAAAACCAAAGCCAAAAGAGATGAGGGCAATGAAAAAGCTCCTTGAAGGCTCCCTGAAGGCAGGTGCAATTGGTCTTTCAACGGGTCTTATATATCCGCCGGGTGTTTATTCGGATACAGATGAGATTGCAGAGCTTGTTCGTTCGGGAAAAACATATCACCCTTTTATCTATACCTCTCATATGAGAAGCGAGGGCAATAGGCTCATAGAAGCAATACAGGAGGTCATAGACATAGGGGAAAACCGCACAAAGGTGCATATATCCCATATAAAGACAGCAGGAAAGAAAAACTGGCATAAGTCTGCCTTAGCCATAAGCCTGTTAGATAAGGCAAGGGCAAAAGGCATAAGCCTTACATGCGACAGATACCCTTACATTGCAGGAGAAACAGACCTCGATTCAATCCTTCCTTCATGGGCACTTGAGGGAGGAAACGGAAAGGTCTTAAAAAGGCTAAAAAACCCTGAAATTAAAAGAAAAATAAGAAATGAGATTCTTTCCGAGCACCCTGATACCCAATACTATCAGGCAGTCAGGGTCTCAACAACTGCCTCGGAAAAAAATAAATGGATGGAAGGGAAAAGCCTTGCAGATATTGCAAAAAAGCTAAGGATGGAGGCAGTGGATTGTCTTTTTTATATACTTATAAATGAAAGGTTAAGGGCAGGAGGGATTTTCTATTCTATGTCCGAGGAGAACCTGAGAAGGTTTCTTAAACTGCCATTTTGCATGCTCGGCTCTGACAGTTCAGCCCGCTCAACCAATAGCACTACTCATAAGGGCAAGGTACATCCACGGGGCTTTGGCACATTCCCGAGGTTTTTAAGAAGATATGTGAATGAGTTAAGGCTTATGAGTATGCCAGAGGCAATACATAAGCTCACCATGCTACCTGCAAAGACATTCGGGCTTAAAAAAAGAGGACAGATTACGGAGGGCTTTAGAGCAGACATTGTGGTCTTCGATGAAAATAAGATTTCTGACAGGGCAACATTCGATGAGCCTTATAAAAAAGCAGAGGGCATATTGCATGTCATTGTAAATGGTGTGCCTGTCTTAGATGATAGGTTGATGACAGGCGAAATGCCAGGCAGGGTTTTAAGACATGGGGCTTAA
- a CDS encoding N-acetylmuramoyl-L-alanine amidase — MRGASLLIGILIFAFPFTLQAEDKVELKNVSFQTIEKEHTRVIVELSGKIGFTKGRLSNPERLYIDLQDCTVAKTISKTLRVDDRLLDSVRVGQFNQDVSRVVIEFDGKDSVSRLEISEESSPDRLIIDVFGKNYRQAGTLTIVIDAGHGGHDPGAVGRAMLKEKDVTLSIALMLKRLLEEDTRYKVILTRDKDVFLELNQRTEIANKENADLFISIHANANPNRKAKGIETYLLNWTDDEEAIKVAARENSISIRKMKKARTEVGLILASLELQSKRDESLKLAHFVQNSLVTGLGKRYLEVEDLGVKQALFYVLVGAKMPSVLVEVSFISNPKEERLLKKNSYREDLANGIVMGIEKYISSLVPVQEFAKNQ, encoded by the coding sequence ATGAGAGGGGCATCCTTACTCATAGGGATTTTGATTTTTGCATTCCCATTTACACTTCAAGCAGAGGATAAGGTAGAGCTAAAGAATGTCTCCTTTCAAACAATAGAGAAAGAACATACAAGGGTTATTGTCGAGCTTTCAGGCAAAATAGGATTTACCAAAGGAAGGCTTTCGAATCCAGAGAGACTTTATATTGACCTTCAAGACTGCACAGTTGCAAAAACTATTTCAAAGACCCTCAGGGTTGATGACAGGCTTTTAGATTCAGTAAGGGTAGGGCAGTTCAATCAGGATGTTTCGAGGGTTGTCATCGAGTTCGACGGCAAAGACAGTGTCTCTAGATTAGAAATCTCAGAGGAATCCTCTCCTGATAGGCTCATTATAGATGTATTCGGAAAAAACTATAGACAGGCAGGTACCCTTACAATCGTAATAGATGCAGGTCATGGAGGACATGACCCCGGAGCAGTAGGCAGGGCGATGCTTAAGGAAAAAGATGTAACCCTTTCCATTGCCCTGATGTTAAAGAGACTACTCGAGGAAGACACGAGGTATAAGGTTATTCTCACGAGGGACAAAGATGTGTTCTTAGAGCTCAATCAGAGGACAGAAATAGCCAACAAGGAAAACGCAGACCTCTTTATCTCAATCCATGCCAATGCCAACCCAAACAGAAAGGCAAAAGGCATAGAGACATATCTTCTTAACTGGACAGACGATGAAGAGGCAATAAAGGTAGCTGCAAGGGAAAACTCTATATCCATTAGAAAGATGAAGAAGGCACGGACAGAGGTTGGCTTAATCCTTGCCTCCTTAGAGCTTCAAAGCAAACGGGATGAATCCCTCAAGTTAGCCCACTTTGTTCAAAACTCCCTTGTTACAGGACTCGGAAAAAGGTATCTGGAGGTGGAAGACCTCGGTGTAAAGCAGGCACTTTTTTATGTCCTTGTGGGTGCAAAGATGCCCTCTGTTTTGGTAGAGGTTTCTTTTATAAGTAACCCAAAGGAAGAGAGGCTACTTAAAAAGAATAGTTATCGGGAAGACCTTGCTAATGGTATAGTCATGGGCATTGAAAAATATATTTCCTCTTTAGTGCCGGTTCAGGAGTTTGCTAAAAATCAGTAA
- a CDS encoding NifU family protein: MLREKVEEVLNKIRVGLRAEGGDIELVDIKDGIVYVRLTGACGTCPMSTLTLRNWVEANLKKEIPEITAVQAV; the protein is encoded by the coding sequence ATGTTAAGAGAGAAAGTTGAAGAAGTCCTTAACAAAATAAGGGTTGGTTTAAGGGCAGAAGGCGGTGACATAGAGCTTGTTGACATAAAGGATGGAATTGTTTATGTAAGGCTTACTGGAGCCTGTGGCACATGTCCGATGTCAACCCTAACTCTTAGGAACTGGGTAGAGGCTAATCTGAAAAAGGAGATTCCTGAGATAACTGCGGTTCAAGCCGTATGA
- a CDS encoding isoprenylcysteine carboxylmethyltransferase family protein yields MLFIFYVLGDDAWAERNILFEESLYLLGALLVGVGVIGRAWCFSYISGNKNIKLITSGPYSMCRNPLYLFGLIASLGAGFCTETITIPLTILLAFSIYYPFQIRREEKELLRRHGEDYEGYCRQVPSLLPSFSSFKEEEVAMVAPRAFRRGIMDLVFYITMIGVLDYVETLHKINWLITYYKIY; encoded by the coding sequence ATGCTCTTCATATTTTATGTTTTGGGCGATGACGCATGGGCTGAGAGAAATATCTTATTTGAAGAGTCTCTTTATCTATTAGGAGCCTTGTTGGTCGGTGTAGGGGTAATTGGCAGAGCATGGTGCTTCTCATATATATCGGGAAATAAAAATATAAAGCTAATAACGAGCGGCCCTTATTCTATGTGTAGAAATCCACTTTATCTTTTTGGTCTTATTGCCTCCTTGGGTGCGGGCTTCTGCACAGAGACGATTACAATACCACTGACTATTTTACTGGCGTTTTCTATCTACTATCCTTTCCAGATAAGAAGGGAAGAGAAAGAGCTTCTGAGAAGGCATGGCGAAGACTATGAAGGATATTGCAGGCAGGTTCCAAGTCTGCTCCCTTCATTTTCCTCCTTCAAGGAAGAAGAGGTAGCAATGGTTGCTCCTCGGGCATTTAGAAGAGGTATTATGGACCTTGTATTTTACATCACCATGATTGGAGTCCTTGATTATGTGGAAACATTGCATAAGATCAACTGGCTGATTACATATTACAAGATTTATTAG
- a CDS encoding nitroreductase family protein: protein MDVADAIRGRRSIRDFLKKDIPETLIDKLIEALIWAPSAGNLQSRKFYFIKDKRLKKDIASAALSQNFIAEAPLVVIGCADSRISSRYGERGVELYSIQDVSLSLMSLMLTAYENGLGSVWVGSFQEKEVSKVLSLPSYLRAVAIVPVGYPSKIPSPPPRVSKEEAVEFR from the coding sequence ATGGATGTAGCAGATGCAATAAGGGGAAGAAGAAGTATAAGGGACTTCCTGAAAAAAGATATACCCGAGACACTGATAGATAAGCTCATAGAGGCACTTATATGGGCACCTTCCGCAGGAAATCTCCAGTCAAGAAAATTCTATTTCATAAAAGACAAAAGACTTAAAAAGGACATTGCATCTGCGGCATTAAGCCAAAACTTCATAGCAGAGGCCCCTCTTGTGGTCATAGGCTGTGCAGACAGCAGAATCTCAAGTAGATACGGAGAAAGAGGGGTAGAGCTTTACTCAATTCAGGATGTCTCTTTAAGCCTGATGTCTTTGATGCTTACTGCTTACGAAAACGGTCTTGGTAGTGTCTGGGTCGGTTCATTTCAGGAAAAAGAAGTCTCTAAGGTTCTCTCTCTGCCTTCATATCTTAGAGCAGTTGCAATTGTGCCTGTTGGCTATCCATCAAAAATCCCCTCCCCACCTCCGAGGGTGTCAAAGGAGGAGGCAGTTGAGTTTAGATAA
- a CDS encoding DNA-binding protein → MKYQIGSQGRIIVIRFDDRDDLIEGLESIAKKEDIRAGLVYVIGGMRKAKIVVGPEKDDLPPEPMWRALDEPNEILAVGTVFYDADAPKVHIHGAFARGDTVRVGCLRELSETFLVIEAVIMEIKGVSARREFDPASGLKLLKLA, encoded by the coding sequence ATGAAATATCAGATTGGCAGTCAAGGCAGGATTATAGTTATCAGATTCGATGATAGAGACGATCTGATTGAAGGTCTTGAGTCTATTGCGAAAAAAGAAGACATAAGGGCAGGGCTCGTTTATGTAATAGGCGGGATGCGTAAGGCAAAGATAGTTGTTGGTCCAGAAAAAGATGACCTTCCACCTGAGCCTATGTGGAGAGCCCTTGATGAGCCAAATGAGATTCTGGCAGTTGGCACTGTGTTTTATGATGCAGATGCCCCCAAGGTTCATATACATGGTGCATTTGCAAGAGGGGACACTGTGAGGGTGGGCTGTCTCAGGGAGCTAAGTGAGACATTCCTTGTGATTGAGGCAGTTATCATGGAGATAAAGGGTGTTTCTGCAAGGCGTGAGTTTGACCCAGCCTCTGGATTGAAACTGCTTAAATTAGCGTAA